The sequence CTTTACCATGCACCTACTGACATCTGCTGGTTAAACCTAGAATTACGTCATGAATtccgttttcattttctcatttttcagataataataatatttatatttgaaaatttatatttttaataaatataaaagtctAGAACATTTTTATCCTCAAGGAAAAATAGCAACTAGTAAAGGTAGAATTGAAATATGTGATACATGTCACATGACCAATAGCGAACTACCAATCCACTTTACTTCCGTAAAGGCTCGTGTGAGCGTTTTATCGTGTCATACTTTCATAAGTTGtaaaatctttacattttatcGCTTCGATATAAActatctaaaaatgcaagcaatGAGGTAAGAAGGCATTTTGTAAATACTGCTcatcatatttaaaatatgttctaTTGTAGATGTAGTGAAATGTTGCCCAAGACCTGTTGTAGGCAAAGGGTTGCTCATTCATTTCATGATAACATCttaaattgaaaaaatatttttaattattataacaTCTTAAGGTTCGACAGCCTCGATTACAGCACAAACATTTGTTGTGAAACGGCGCCATTGACCCTCGAATGAATGAAACGTGTTATGTCATATCAAAACATCGCCCTCGGGaagttaaatacaaaaataaattccCATTATTATAATCTTTCTCCTTTTTCAGAAATTATTTTCGTCCGTGGTCATCAGATGTAAGACTCGACGGCAAAACTGTTATAATTACTGGAGCCAATACTGGAATTGGCAAATTTACTGCAATTGACTTGGCAAAACGAGGTTGGCAAAAACGAATCTCGTATGAATTCactgtgtgttttgtttcaaTGTGTGTTTCTGCCTtactgtgttgttgttgttttgtcctcaggagctcggatcatcATGGCCTGCAGGGATATGGAGAAATCCAATGGAGCTCTGAAGGAAGTGGTTGAATCTTCAGGAAACCAGAATGTGTTTGCCAGCAGACTTGACCTGGCAGATACAAAATCAATTAGAGAATTTGCAGAGAAGGTCAATACTGGTGAGAAGAAGTtttaatttatatgattaaATATTGCTTGGTTCTTTAGAAACTTCAGGaacatttcaaatacatttgtgTTCCTGTAGCGTTTCATGTTTGCAACCCAAAGGTCATCTGTTGGAaccccagggaacacacatactgatgaaaTGTTTCTTGAGTGCGCACTAACTTTCTTCCGACAAAAATGTCAGCCAAAACGTATTACTGTGGTGTCGTTGGattttttcttctgtagaagAGAAACAAGTCAACATCCTAATCAATAACGCCGGGGTGATGGTTTGTCCATACGGGAAAACTGCAGATGGTTTTGAAATGCAAATTGGGGTGAACCACATGGGTAAGTATATGTGATTTGTGCAAATATATCACCATTTTTGTAAAAATGGCCATTAAAGTTGTCGATCTTGTCCTAGGGCACTTCCTGTTGACACacctgctactggatttgatAAAAAGATCAATGCCAGCCAGAATCATTAATGTCTCATCTATGGCACATCAATGGGGGACCATCGACCTGGAGGACATCAACAGTGAGAAGAGTTATGATAAAAAGAAAGCTTACAGTCAGAGCAAGCTTGCAAACATTCTGTTCACTCGCTCATTGGCCAAAAGACTAGAAGGTCAGTTTTAACATCTTGTTTTGAATGCAAATATTATAAACTCAAGTAAAACTTTTTATTGGATATATACTTGGGAGACAGGGGTAGTTTTTGATTCTGTAAGATTATTTTTTGTGATCAGACCCCTATATTGGATATGTTTTCACAATAGGAGCctgtgtgacaacttgccccagtctccacatatacagtatttattctgGTTTATGTTGTAAAATTATTCTAACAAGCACTGAGGATCAAATAAGGATAAAAACGAGAATTGATGTTAAACCGCCTCAGGTTCTGGAGTGACGGCGTATGCTCTTCACCCTGGGGTGGTGCAGACTGAACTTTGGAGGCATTTAAATAAACCTCAACAAGCAGTCATGTGGATGGTTAGACCGTTCACTAAAACATCTGTTCAGGGAGCTCAGACGACCATCTACTGTGCCGTGGCTCCTGAACTGGAGACAGAAAGCGGCAAATATTACAGGTCAGTAAATTCACATCTTGATTCAAGCCCTcgctacattttttttaaccattTCACGCAAGAATTGATTTAACTATTTTATTAGAATCAGTTATCTAATATTCAGCTCTCTGCCGTCCTCTACATAGTGACTGTGCGCCTGCAAACTGCTCTCAAGCTGCACTGGATGATGATGTGGCCCAGCGCCTCTGGGAACTCAGCTGTAAGATGCTCAATATTAAATGGGAGTAAAAACGAATGTCTGTTCAGTGAAGGTGTTATTGTAGTCTACCTCAAACAGGCATACCctcaaaaagaaaatattattaaCTAATATTTAATACACAACTGTGTTCAGGGTGTCCGCggatctttaaaatgtcttaaattccataatgtcaaaataaggccttaattagcattaaaatgacttaaatcCGCATTTCCAAGGTCTTAGAAATGCAGTCGAACCGACATTGTAAAgaagattttattttcgttttaaaatcatgtacgtCTATTTGGAGGTTTAGCCATGGGGAAGTGCAAATTTGTTGCTATAAAATtggtcttaaatttcattctgcacggtattaaaaaggtcttaaaaagtcttaaatctgACTCTCAGAAACCTGCGGAtaccctgtgtgtttgtgtgcagtgGGTGGGAACAAACAAAGATTATTTAAACATGAATTAAACGTGAAATAATGGCCTTTATTCATTATGTGCAATTTAAAACATATGTAAGCCTTGATTGGCTTAAATTTTTATAAAACACtactaaaatatttgtaatgtagGAAGTGAATGTCAGATTTAGGGTCGTGAAAATGCactgtatgtaaatatttatgatttttgttttgtagcctgattttgtaataaaaaaaggttTGGGGTGATCTAATAAGCTAAATATTTTTTGCACACAAAAGTGATaaagtttacatatttaatatatgtaaaaataaataatgtacatAAAAAAGAAGAATCTGTATTTTTTCTATTGTTAAAAATGGACAATCTCTTATCTCAGCTCTCACAATGACCCAGTAAATATGACAATCAGCTCTGGTTCCCCTTGACCTGATTACAATGACAAGGGCAGTTGCTATGACAACCTCTGATGGCAGCTCTGTCATCCCCCACTCAGGCACCATGAAGACctgtcaccatgacaacagCCCACTGTCCATGTACTCCATGGGATGCTGAAACGGACCTGTAGCACCACCTAGTGGACAACAAgattataattaattattttgcgCATTAAGGTTTTAAGTTTCAAGTATATACCCTTTGATACACTTATAAATATAACTTTTGTCAATAAAAGTTCGTCGTTTGAAGCCCCAATTATCCCCTAAATCAAAGTTTTGAGAGCTGAAGACACTTTTGTTGGGACAATTAAACAGCATGAATGGAGCTCTGTTCATTAATGAACTTGACTGTCATTCTCTTCTCATATCACTCTGTGCTGATGGAGCGAAAAGAGCCAAAACCACGCCGTAAGTAATGTTTCCCACATTTAAGTTTGTAATATATCTATACATAACTTGAGCTTTATTTGTAATACGTACCTTTTCTATCACTGTCTATTGGTCTTAATACAGGCTGCTTGCGAATGtgaattttaatacatttaaataaactgtacccTATACTTATTAGCATGAAAAAAACTTATGCAATTAATCAGTGAGctgattattaaatattttactataaaaataaacaaatattattatttatatggtCTCATGCAGATAAATATGCATACTGATAGTTAGAAATGCTAATTTGACTCATATTTAATCAAGAGGGGTTTGGATATATTTCAGATAAAATATTAAACCACATGGTATATAGGCTACAAGAAGTAACCTTGGACTTGTTCTCTGACCTTATTGCAGTTTTGGGGCCTTCTATCTAACTGGTCCCAAcgttatttttaggtgaagttCAAAGATATTCAGAGCAGTATCGTGGATCTGTAGGTATAATATAAGCAGAATGTGTCCAAAAACGTTTGTTTTTTTGCCCCAATTTTacattacatatattttttattaattaaaactgaacaatcttcttttttgttttgctttaaaacGTGTTTGTGCTGTCTTTTAAACCTACTACttgctttaatttttttataaagccAATAGACTGATACacattaatatatttaacactATTGTGGCCATTGTATATTCCTATTTTAACACAATAATAACTTCAGATAAACTTTACATGTTTCTTATTTGTGGTAACCAATAggcataggctatatattaagTGTGAACATAGAAACTTGGTTTGAAGAAAGTCACTGTAGAtataactttttaaataaattttattaaatacacaatataataaaatataatagttttacttttttctCCGTGAGTGGTCGCTCTCGTCTTGATCCTTGCAGATATACGCAAAAATGCGTCAGGATATCCAAATGCCCCGTATGAATGATGTATTTCAAGCTCTACGAAAATCAGCTTTTAAC comes from Triplophysa rosa linkage group LG23, Trosa_1v2, whole genome shotgun sequence and encodes:
- the rdh12l gene encoding retinol dehydrogenase 12, like isoform X1 → MQAMRNYFRPWSSDVRLDGKTVIITGANTGIGKFTAIDLAKRGARIIMACRDMEKSNGALKEVVESSGNQNVFASRLDLADTKSIREFAEKVNTEEKQVNILINNAGVMVCPYGKTADGFEMQIGVNHMGHFLLTHLLLDLIKRSMPARIINVSSMAHQWGTIDLEDINSEKSYDKKKAYSQSKLANILFTRSLAKRLEGSGVTAYALHPGVVQTELWRHLNKPQQAVMWMVRPFTKTSVQGAQTTIYCAVAPELETESGKYYSDCAPANCSQAALDDDVAQRLWELSCKMLNIKWE
- the rdh12l gene encoding retinol dehydrogenase 12, like isoform X2, coding for MQAMRNYFRPWSSDVRLDGKTVIITGANTGIGKFTAIDLAKRGARIIMACRDMEKSNGALKEVVESSGNQNVFASRLDLADTKSIREFAEKVNTEEKQVNILINNAGVMVCPYGKTADGFEMQIGVNHMGHFLLTHLLLDLIKRSMPARIINVSSMAHQWGTIDLEDINSEKSYDKKKAYSQSKLANILFTRSLAKRLEGACVTTCPSLHIYSIYSGLCCKIILTSTEDQIRIKTRIDVKPPQVLE